The Lacipirellula parvula genome window below encodes:
- a CDS encoding PQQ-binding-like beta-propeller repeat protein, with the protein MRSEVLLAILLMAVGASARGAEAWPQFRGPTGQGEAQEERLPLEWSESEGIKWKAPLPGRGWSSPVVANGRIWLTTAVEQAQDEAKRAELLKSYEKLPVNEQFLRFDSISLRVIEVDFESGKILREINLFERESPPPIHGLNTYASPTPVLDTETGRLFCHFGTFGTCCIDTHTGEIVWKRQLELDHVVGPGSSPALYKNLLIIPNDGIDRQYIAALDVATGKTVWEQSRPPIRENNTDHHKAFATPLVIEVDGRPQAVIPGAQWFVAYDPLSGDELWRIDHGSGFSNIARPVFDGQLLFLNTGLGKAQLWAVLPDGAGDVTETHVAWRETRQVPAMSSPALSNGRLYMVSDGGVASCLDSETGKTLWRERMPGKYSASPLTGGGRVYFWSHEGRTNVVADSNKFELLSQNDVDGMLMASPAAIDGDLLLRTDTSLYRVTGR; encoded by the coding sequence ATGCGTAGCGAAGTTCTGCTGGCGATTCTGCTCATGGCGGTCGGCGCGTCTGCGCGAGGCGCCGAAGCGTGGCCTCAGTTTCGCGGGCCGACGGGACAGGGAGAAGCGCAAGAAGAGCGGCTACCGCTGGAGTGGAGTGAATCGGAGGGAATTAAATGGAAGGCGCCGCTCCCTGGACGAGGCTGGTCGTCCCCGGTCGTCGCCAATGGAAGGATTTGGCTGACTACCGCCGTGGAACAGGCTCAGGACGAAGCCAAGCGAGCGGAGTTGCTGAAGTCTTACGAAAAACTTCCCGTCAACGAACAGTTTCTGCGATTCGACTCGATCTCGCTCAGGGTGATCGAAGTCGACTTCGAGTCCGGCAAGATCCTGCGCGAGATCAACCTGTTTGAGCGGGAGTCGCCCCCGCCTATCCACGGGCTAAACACTTACGCGTCGCCGACGCCTGTGTTGGATACTGAAACCGGTCGGTTGTTCTGCCACTTCGGAACGTTTGGGACCTGTTGCATCGACACGCACACAGGCGAAATCGTCTGGAAGCGGCAACTCGAACTGGACCACGTGGTCGGACCAGGAAGTTCGCCTGCGCTGTACAAAAACTTGCTGATCATTCCCAACGACGGGATCGATCGCCAGTACATCGCAGCCCTCGATGTCGCGACCGGTAAGACGGTTTGGGAACAAAGCCGGCCGCCGATTCGCGAGAACAATACCGACCATCACAAGGCGTTCGCCACGCCGCTCGTCATCGAGGTTGATGGTCGGCCGCAGGCGGTGATTCCAGGCGCCCAGTGGTTCGTGGCTTACGATCCGCTCAGCGGCGACGAACTGTGGCGTATTGATCACGGCTCAGGCTTCTCGAATATAGCGCGGCCCGTATTCGACGGACAATTGCTCTTCCTCAATACCGGTCTCGGGAAGGCTCAACTGTGGGCGGTGCTGCCGGACGGCGCCGGCGATGTGACCGAGACGCATGTCGCATGGCGTGAAACGCGGCAGGTTCCCGCGATGTCTTCACCAGCACTAAGCAATGGGCGACTCTACATGGTGTCCGACGGAGGCGTGGCAAGCTGCTTGGATAGCGAAACCGGGAAGACGCTGTGGCGAGAGCGAATGCCGGGCAAGTACTCAGCGTCGCCATTGACGGGCGGCGGCCGCGTCTACTTTTGGAGTCACGAGGGGCGTACAAACGTCGTGGCAGATTCGAACAAATTCGAGTTGCTCTCGCAAAATGACGTCGACGGGATGCTCATGGCCTCTCCCGCGGCCATCGATGGCGACTTGTTGCTGCGAACAGATACTTCACTGTATCGAGTCACAGGCCGCTGA
- a CDS encoding HAMP domain-containing protein: MATVVEPSQAEVDSVDISALLEALTALRHGDFSARLPATWVGIAGKVGDTFNAVMDQLEGMTDEIARTSRVVGKEGKIKKRASLGGLSGSWAGNIESVNALISDLVHPTSEMARVIGAVAKGDLSKSMSLDLDGRPLEGEFLRTAKTVNRMVDQLGSFASEVTRVAQEVGTDGKLGGQAAVKGVAGTWKDLTDSVNSMAGNLTGQVRNIAEVTTAVANGNLSKKITVDVRGEFLELKNTINTMVDQLRSFASEVTRVAREVGTEGRLGGQARVEGVSGTWKDLTDSVNFMASNLTSQVRNIAAVTTAVATGDLTKKITVDVKGEILELKNTINTMVDQLSSFADEVTRVAREVGTEGKLGGQAQVKGISGTWKDLTESVNSMAGNLTGQVRNIAEVTTAVANGDLSKKITVDVKGEILELKNTINTMVDQLSSFADEVTRVAREVGTEGKLGGQAEVKGVAGTWKNLTDNVNFMAGNLTTQVRNIAEVTTAVANGDLSKKIDVDVRGEISELKNTINTMVDQLRAFASEVTRVAREVGTEGKLGGQAEVRDVAGTWKDLTDSVNFMAGNLTGQVRNIAEVTTAVARGDLSKKITVDVKGEILELKNTINTMVDQLSSFASEVTRVAREVGTEGKLGGQAEVTGVAGTWKDLTVGVNMMATNLTGQVRNIAEVTTAVARGDLSKKITVDVKGEILELKNTINTMVDQLRSFADEVTRVAREVGTEGKLGGQADVRGVEGTWRALTDSVNSMAGNLTGQVRNIADVTTAVATGDLSKKITVDVKGEILELKNTINTMVDQLRSFASEVTRVAREVGTEGKLGGQADVKGVAGTWKDLTESVNFMAGNLTAQVRNIAAVTKAVASGDLSKKITVDVRGEILELKDTINTMVDQLRSFASEVTRVAREVGTEGRLGGQAEVRDVAGTWKDLTDSVNSMAGNLTGQVRNIAEVTKAVASGDLSKKITVDVKGEILDLKVTINTMVDQLSSFAAEVTRVAREVGTEGKLGGQAQVKGASGTWKGLTDNVNFMAGNLTSQVRGIARVVTAVANGDLKQKLTVEAKGEIAALADTINGMIDTLATFADQVTTVAREVGVEGKLGGQASVPGAAGTWKDLTDNVNELAANLTTQVRAIAEVATAVTKGDLTRSIKVEAQGEVALLKDNINEMIVNLKDTTLKNAEQDWLKTNLAKFSRMLQGQKDLLTVGRLILSELAPVVSAQHAVFYTYDAMREQPSLTLLASYAHERPSEVGKQLELGQGLVGQCALEKQKIVLANVPPEYVRISSGLGSAPPVNLIVLPVVFEGQVKAVLELASFERFNPTHQAFLDQLTESIGIVLNTIEANMRTEDLLKQSQSLAEELGSRQDELQQTNQELQEKARLLAHQNVEVEQKNTEVEQARQALEEKAEQLALTSKYKSEFLANMSHELRTPLNSLLILSDQLSQNPDGNLTTKQTDYAKTIHSSGHDLLILINDILDLSKIESGTVVLDVGELRFSDLHNYVERTFRHVAENRGVEFVVELDPYLPRSLTTDSKRLQQIIKNLLSNAFKFTHHGQVSLRVGIAYDGWHADNAALASSDSVISITVRDTGIGIPIDKQQIIFEAFQQADGSTSRKYGGTGLGLAISRETARLLGGEIRLASTPDVGSEFTLYLPQVFVPQKTVRRLAAPPNPSPSDKPLRESVELNRSNEAVAAVNGAQLSQAADDRDSINAGDRTILIVDNDRGFADFARDAARTTGFKTLVTSSGAMTLTLARDYQPSAILLDISLPDIDGWRVLRRLKNDPHVRHIPIYLVSSSDNLEHGLHLGAKGVLQKPIHTAEQLKRFLEGVRRFVDRRERSVLVVDADADRRHRVYDMLSSAQVEIVEFGSGLEAVAKMEQQRADCVIITSDPVDMSLPALAEIALSHCEPEGIPVFLYAEGEQSAESRHRLMHMAREFDLEYVEDPQELLHRTTLALCQPINEMPEQQQRRIIDVINRSPILSGKKALIVDDDIRNIFALTSVLERHDMETVSAETGRSAISLLEESSDVDVVLMDIMMPEMDGIDTMRAIRQISRFKDLPIVAVTAKAMKGDREKCIEAGAWDYLSKPVDAEQMLTALRAWLST; the protein is encoded by the coding sequence ATGGCGACTGTCGTCGAGCCAAGCCAAGCGGAAGTTGATTCGGTCGACATCTCAGCGTTACTTGAGGCGCTCACCGCCCTGCGACATGGCGATTTCAGCGCGAGGTTGCCGGCCACTTGGGTCGGAATTGCCGGTAAAGTCGGCGATACGTTCAACGCAGTGATGGATCAGCTGGAAGGGATGACTGACGAGATCGCGCGGACCAGTCGGGTAGTTGGGAAGGAAGGGAAGATTAAGAAGAGAGCGTCGCTTGGCGGCCTGAGTGGATCTTGGGCGGGAAACATCGAATCGGTCAACGCCCTAATCAGCGATCTTGTCCATCCGACAAGCGAAATGGCGCGGGTCATCGGAGCGGTCGCGAAGGGTGACCTCTCCAAGTCAATGTCGCTCGATCTTGATGGCCGCCCGCTCGAAGGCGAGTTTCTCCGCACCGCGAAGACCGTCAATCGAATGGTCGATCAGCTTGGGTCATTCGCGTCGGAAGTAACCCGCGTCGCGCAGGAAGTCGGCACGGACGGCAAGCTCGGCGGCCAAGCTGCCGTGAAGGGAGTCGCCGGCACCTGGAAGGACCTGACCGACAGCGTCAATTCGATGGCCGGCAATCTCACGGGCCAAGTCCGCAACATCGCCGAAGTGACCACCGCCGTGGCAAACGGCAATCTATCGAAGAAGATCACCGTCGACGTCCGCGGCGAGTTTTTGGAACTCAAGAACACCATCAACACGATGGTCGACCAGCTGCGATCGTTCGCCTCGGAAGTGACCCGCGTGGCGAGAGAAGTCGGCACCGAAGGCCGGCTGGGCGGGCAGGCCCGCGTGGAAGGCGTCTCCGGAACCTGGAAGGATTTGACCGACAGCGTCAACTTCATGGCGTCGAATCTTACCTCTCAGGTCCGCAACATCGCCGCCGTGACAACCGCCGTCGCGACCGGCGACCTCACGAAGAAAATCACGGTCGACGTCAAAGGCGAAATCCTCGAACTGAAGAACACGATCAACACAATGGTCGATCAGCTCAGTTCCTTCGCCGACGAAGTGACGCGCGTCGCGCGGGAAGTCGGCACCGAGGGCAAACTCGGCGGCCAGGCTCAGGTGAAAGGAATCTCCGGCACTTGGAAAGATCTGACGGAGAGCGTGAACTCGATGGCCGGCAATCTCACTGGCCAGGTTCGCAACATCGCCGAGGTGACGACGGCGGTGGCAAATGGGGATCTCTCGAAGAAGATCACCGTCGACGTGAAGGGGGAAATTTTGGAGCTGAAGAACACCATCAACACGATGGTGGACCAGCTCAGTTCTTTCGCTGATGAAGTGACCCGCGTGGCTCGCGAAGTCGGCACCGAGGGAAAACTCGGCGGTCAAGCCGAAGTAAAAGGCGTCGCGGGGACCTGGAAAAACCTCACCGACAACGTGAACTTCATGGCCGGCAACCTGACGACGCAAGTTCGCAATATTGCGGAGGTGACGACGGCCGTCGCCAATGGCGACCTGTCGAAAAAAATCGACGTCGACGTACGCGGGGAGATATCCGAACTCAAGAACACCATCAACACGATGGTCGATCAGCTCCGCGCGTTTGCCTCTGAAGTGACGCGCGTCGCGAGAGAAGTCGGCACGGAAGGCAAACTCGGCGGCCAAGCCGAGGTTCGGGACGTCGCAGGCACCTGGAAAGATCTTACCGATAGCGTGAACTTCATGGCTGGCAACCTCACCGGCCAGGTTCGCAACATCGCTGAAGTGACCACCGCGGTGGCCCGCGGCGACCTCTCGAAGAAGATTACCGTTGACGTGAAGGGCGAGATCCTTGAGCTGAAGAACACCATTAACACAATGGTCGATCAGCTCAGCTCGTTCGCTTCTGAAGTGACGCGCGTCGCGAGGGAAGTCGGTACGGAAGGCAAACTCGGCGGCCAAGCCGAGGTGACCGGCGTTGCGGGAACATGGAAGGATCTCACCGTCGGCGTCAACATGATGGCCACCAATCTTACTGGCCAAGTCCGCAACATCGCGGAGGTAACGACGGCCGTCGCGCGCGGAGACCTTTCGAAAAAGATTACGGTCGACGTGAAGGGCGAGATCCTGGAGTTGAAGAACACCATCAATACGATGGTCGATCAACTTCGCTCTTTCGCAGACGAAGTGACGCGCGTGGCGCGCGAAGTTGGCACCGAAGGCAAGCTTGGCGGACAAGCCGACGTCCGCGGCGTCGAAGGAACTTGGCGGGCCCTCACGGATAGCGTGAACTCCATGGCCGGCAATCTTACCGGCCAGGTCCGCAACATCGCCGACGTCACGACGGCCGTCGCGACGGGCGACTTGTCGAAAAAGATCACGGTCGACGTGAAAGGCGAGATCCTCGAACTGAAGAACACCATCAATACGATGGTCGATCAACTCCGATCGTTCGCCTCTGAAGTGACGCGTGTTGCGCGCGAAGTCGGCACGGAAGGCAAGCTCGGCGGACAAGCCGACGTGAAAGGCGTCGCCGGCACCTGGAAGGATCTCACCGAGAGCGTCAATTTCATGGCGGGAAACCTGACGGCCCAAGTGCGCAACATCGCGGCGGTAACGAAAGCCGTCGCTAGCGGCGACTTGTCAAAAAAAATCACCGTCGACGTCCGCGGCGAAATCCTTGAGTTGAAAGACACCATCAACACAATGGTCGACCAGCTGCGCTCCTTCGCCTCTGAAGTAACGCGCGTCGCTCGCGAGGTGGGTACCGAAGGAAGGCTTGGCGGGCAGGCCGAAGTCCGCGATGTCGCCGGCACGTGGAAAGACCTCACCGACAGCGTCAACTCGATGGCCGGCAATCTCACCGGCCAAGTCCGCAACATTGCCGAAGTGACGAAGGCGGTCGCCAGCGGCGACCTCTCGAAGAAAATCACCGTCGACGTGAAGGGAGAAATCCTCGATCTGAAAGTGACCATCAACACGATGGTCGATCAATTGAGCTCGTTCGCGGCCGAAGTGACGCGCGTCGCTCGCGAAGTCGGTACGGAAGGCAAGCTCGGCGGCCAAGCCCAAGTCAAAGGCGCTTCAGGCACCTGGAAAGGCCTCACCGACAACGTGAACTTCATGGCTGGCAACCTCACCAGCCAAGTCCGCGGCATCGCGCGCGTCGTCACCGCCGTTGCCAACGGCGACCTAAAGCAGAAGCTGACCGTCGAGGCGAAAGGCGAAATCGCTGCATTGGCCGACACGATCAACGGCATGATCGACACGCTTGCGACGTTCGCCGATCAGGTGACGACCGTCGCCCGCGAAGTCGGCGTCGAAGGGAAGCTCGGCGGACAAGCCAGCGTCCCTGGCGCGGCAGGCACATGGAAAGACCTAACGGACAACGTGAACGAACTCGCGGCCAACCTCACGACGCAAGTCCGCGCGATCGCCGAAGTCGCGACCGCCGTGACGAAAGGCGATTTGACGCGATCCATTAAAGTGGAAGCCCAGGGCGAGGTCGCGCTACTCAAAGACAATATCAACGAGATGATCGTGAACCTGAAGGACACGACTCTTAAAAATGCCGAGCAGGACTGGTTGAAGACGAATCTCGCCAAGTTCAGCCGCATGCTGCAGGGACAGAAAGATCTCCTGACCGTTGGCCGCCTGATCCTTTCGGAACTTGCGCCCGTCGTCTCTGCCCAGCACGCCGTGTTTTACACCTACGACGCGATGCGGGAGCAACCCTCACTGACGCTGCTGGCAAGCTACGCTCACGAACGACCGAGCGAAGTTGGCAAGCAACTAGAGCTAGGACAAGGATTGGTAGGGCAATGCGCTCTTGAAAAGCAAAAGATCGTGCTCGCCAACGTGCCGCCGGAGTATGTCCGCATCTCGTCCGGACTCGGCAGCGCTCCGCCGGTCAATCTCATCGTCCTACCTGTCGTGTTTGAAGGCCAGGTCAAAGCGGTCCTCGAACTTGCCTCCTTCGAAAGATTCAATCCGACGCACCAAGCGTTCCTTGACCAGCTGACTGAGAGCATCGGCATCGTGCTCAATACGATCGAAGCCAACATGCGGACGGAGGACTTGCTGAAGCAGTCCCAATCGCTCGCGGAAGAGTTGGGCAGCCGGCAGGACGAACTGCAGCAAACCAATCAAGAGCTGCAAGAGAAGGCGCGATTGCTGGCCCACCAGAACGTCGAGGTAGAGCAGAAGAACACCGAAGTCGAGCAAGCGAGGCAAGCGCTCGAAGAGAAAGCAGAGCAGCTCGCGCTGACTTCTAAATACAAGAGCGAGTTCCTGGCGAACATGTCGCATGAGCTGCGAACGCCGCTCAATAGCCTGTTGATACTTTCAGACCAGCTTTCGCAGAATCCCGATGGAAACCTGACGACGAAACAGACAGACTACGCGAAGACGATTCATTCGTCCGGCCACGATCTCCTGATTCTCATCAACGATATCCTCGACCTATCGAAGATCGAATCGGGGACGGTCGTGCTGGACGTCGGCGAGCTACGGTTCAGCGACCTTCACAACTACGTCGAACGGACGTTCCGCCACGTCGCCGAAAATCGCGGCGTGGAGTTCGTGGTTGAACTCGATCCTTATCTACCCAGATCGCTGACGACGGACAGCAAGCGACTGCAGCAAATTATTAAAAATCTGCTCTCTAATGCGTTCAAGTTCACGCATCACGGGCAAGTGTCGTTGCGAGTTGGCATCGCTTACGACGGTTGGCACGCGGACAACGCCGCCCTGGCTTCCAGCGATTCAGTGATCTCCATTACCGTGCGCGACACGGGCATCGGGATCCCGATCGACAAGCAGCAGATTATCTTCGAGGCGTTTCAGCAGGCGGACGGCAGCACGAGCCGGAAGTATGGAGGAACCGGCCTGGGGTTGGCGATCAGCCGCGAAACAGCTCGCTTGCTGGGCGGCGAAATTCGGCTCGCGAGCACGCCCGACGTGGGCAGCGAGTTCACCTTGTATTTGCCGCAAGTCTTCGTTCCTCAGAAGACGGTCAGACGTCTTGCAGCTCCTCCCAATCCATCGCCAAGCGACAAGCCGTTACGCGAGAGCGTCGAACTCAACCGCTCCAACGAAGCAGTCGCTGCCGTCAACGGTGCGCAGCTTTCGCAAGCGGCAGACGATCGCGATTCGATCAACGCCGGCGACCGGACGATTTTAATCGTCGACAACGACCGGGGTTTCGCAGATTTCGCCCGCGACGCCGCGCGGACGACAGGATTCAAAACGCTCGTCACCTCGTCGGGCGCGATGACGCTGACGCTAGCGCGAGACTATCAACCGAGCGCAATCCTGCTCGACATTTCGCTACCCGACATCGACGGGTGGCGGGTACTGCGCCGGCTCAAGAACGACCCTCACGTGCGACACATTCCGATTTATCTTGTGTCGAGCTCAGACAATCTTGAGCACGGACTACATCTTGGAGCGAAGGGCGTTCTACAGAAGCCCATTCACACGGCTGAGCAGCTGAAACGTTTTCTCGAGGGGGTGCGGCGATTCGTCGACCGTCGCGAACGCAGCGTGCTTGTCGTTGATGCTGACGCCGACCGTCGTCACCGGGTTTACGACATGCTCTCAAGTGCGCAAGTCGAAATCGTGGAGTTTGGCTCGGGGCTCGAGGCGGTGGCGAAGATGGAGCAGCAACGTGCTGACTGCGTCATCATTACCTCCGATCCGGTCGACATGAGCTTGCCGGCGCTAGCCGAAATCGCCTTATCTCACTGCGAACCGGAGGGAATCCCCGTGTTTCTCTACGCAGAAGGGGAGCAGAGCGCCGAGAGCAGGCACCGCTTGATGCACATGGCCAGAGAGTTTGATCTGGAGTACGTCGAAGACCCGCAAGAACTGCTCCACCGGACGACGCTCGCTTTGTGCCAGCCCATCAACGAGATGCCGGAACAGCAGCAACGCCGCATCATTGACGTCATCAATCGCTCGCCCATCTTGTCGGGAAAGAAAGCACTAATTGTCGATGACGACATTCGCAATATTTTCGCGCTGACCAGCGTCCTCGAACGGCACGACATGGAAACGGTTTCCGCCGAAACAGGCCGTTCGGCGATCAGCTTGCTGGAGGAATCTTCCGACGTCGACGTCGTTCTCATGGACATCATGATGCCGGAAATGGACGGTATCGACACGATGCGAGCCATTCGCCAGATTTCTCGCTTCAAAGATTTGCCGATCGTGGCAGTCACTGCGAAGGCGATGAAGGGCGACCGCGAGAAGTGCATCGAGGCAGGCGCCTGGGACTACCTGTCAAAACCTGTTGACGCCGAACAAATGCTAACCGCGCTCCGCGCCTGGCTCTCGACATGA
- a CDS encoding hybrid sensor histidine kinase/response regulator, with the protein MIDGSLPKAKILVVDDDPSKVMAIEAVLHSLDQTIVSATSGEEALRRLLKEDFAVILLDVNMPGVDGFETAEYIRQRRQSEHTPIIFLTAYADDAFEHRGYALGAVDYLLMPATPEMLRAKVGVFVDLFHKREQVKLQADERVLLAQEQAARVEAERASIAKSQFLTNISHELRTPMTAIIGMTDLSLMEPLAANVREYLGAVRTNAHLLLELLNEILDLSKLESGTLTLESAPLQLRRILSELKQTFGHRADQKGLELQVIADPAVPNHLIGDSLRLRQVIFNLLTNAIKFTDHGRVTLDVRVESSCDREAWIRFAVSDTGIGISQADQERIFSPFTQVDASTKRRRDGAGLGLAISADLIRAMGGRRSVRSELGKGSKFSFVVPLLIERNKLDEIPASAPSLELLGTEALAPSGARPSIKILLAEDTPTNQLLVRHALGKRGHQVVVAGDGRTAVDLARRGTYDLILMDLQMPDMDGFEATAAIRALPGDQPPIIALTAHTMMGDRERCLAAGMQNYLSKPIDLRELIFTVEATVSEAWECSPRKPIS; encoded by the coding sequence ATGATTGACGGCAGCCTGCCAAAAGCCAAGATTCTCGTTGTCGACGATGACCCGAGCAAGGTCATGGCGATCGAAGCGGTGCTGCACAGCTTAGATCAAACGATTGTCTCGGCGACGTCGGGCGAGGAAGCGCTGCGTCGGCTGCTGAAGGAGGATTTCGCGGTCATCCTGCTCGACGTGAACATGCCTGGCGTCGACGGGTTCGAAACGGCGGAGTACATCAGACAACGCCGCCAATCGGAGCACACGCCGATTATTTTCCTCACAGCGTACGCAGACGATGCGTTCGAGCATCGCGGCTACGCACTCGGCGCGGTCGACTATCTGCTGATGCCGGCGACCCCGGAGATGCTAAGAGCCAAAGTCGGCGTATTTGTGGACCTATTCCACAAACGCGAGCAGGTAAAGCTGCAAGCCGACGAGCGCGTTCTGCTCGCGCAAGAGCAGGCAGCGCGCGTGGAGGCCGAGCGTGCGAGCATCGCTAAGAGCCAGTTCTTGACGAACATCAGTCACGAATTGCGCACGCCGATGACGGCGATTATTGGGATGACGGATCTATCCTTGATGGAACCGCTCGCTGCAAACGTCCGCGAGTATCTCGGAGCCGTTCGCACCAATGCGCACTTGCTGCTCGAGCTTCTCAATGAAATCCTGGACCTATCGAAGCTGGAATCCGGCACGTTAACGCTAGAGTCGGCTCCGCTGCAGCTCAGGCGCATTCTAAGCGAGTTGAAGCAAACCTTCGGACATCGCGCGGATCAGAAAGGCTTGGAGCTACAGGTCATCGCCGACCCGGCGGTTCCGAATCACTTAATCGGCGACTCGCTTCGCCTGCGGCAAGTGATCTTCAATCTGCTGACGAATGCAATCAAGTTCACCGATCACGGACGAGTCACGCTCGACGTTCGCGTCGAATCGTCCTGCGACCGCGAAGCCTGGATTAGATTCGCCGTTTCTGATACGGGAATTGGCATTTCTCAGGCAGATCAGGAGCGGATTTTCTCGCCATTTACTCAAGTAGACGCGTCGACGAAACGGCGCCGCGATGGCGCCGGGCTGGGACTGGCAATTTCCGCCGATCTCATCCGGGCGATGGGCGGGCGTCGCTCGGTGCGGAGCGAGCTCGGCAAAGGAAGCAAGTTCAGCTTCGTCGTTCCCCTGTTGATCGAACGCAATAAGCTTGACGAGATCCCTGCATCGGCCCCCTCGCTGGAACTGCTCGGAACGGAGGCGCTCGCCCCGAGTGGAGCCAGGCCTTCGATCAAAATTCTCCTTGCCGAGGATACGCCGACGAATCAATTGCTGGTAAGACACGCCCTAGGCAAGAGAGGACACCAAGTCGTCGTCGCCGGAGACGGACGAACGGCCGTCGACCTGGCGCGGCGGGGAACATACGACTTGATTCTCATGGATTTGCAAATGCCCGACATGGACGGGTTTGAAGCCACCGCCGCCATTCGCGCGTTGCCAGGCGATCAGCCGCCGATTATTGCACTCACGGCCCACACGATGATGGGCGATCGCGAGCGTTGCCTGGCGGCTGGAATGCAGAATTACCTGTCGAAGCCGATTGATCTGCGCGAGTTGATATTTACCGTCGAAGCGACGGTCAGCGAGGCGTGGGAGTGTTCGCCGCGCAAGCCGATTTCCTAG